The genomic segment TTTACCATTCTCAGCCCATTCAAATACTAACCACAAATTTCCATACCATTTATTAAAATCTCCACCTTTATTAATAAAAACCCATTTTTTACAATCAACGAAATAGTTTTTAGAAATATCAATTTGATTAATTTCCCACCAAAAACGAAAAAATTGTTCATTATTTCCACCAGAAGATATACCATTACAAATTATATAAACCTCACTGATTGCTTTTTCCTCAAACTTCTCCCTAAACCCATCCGAAATCCAATAAATAAACGGCCAGGATTTGATAATTTTCATTTTGGATTGTGGAAGGGTGTAGTTGTTTTTATCTTCTATATCAGCGATATAATTATCAAGTGCAGTTAAGGTATAATCCTTCTTGAATTTTTCTTGAGGAGTGCGTGTATATTGGTCAAGTGAAACAAACCAGGATTTTTCACTTGTGGTTATTCCTTTTTCAAGAACATAAAAAGCAGGATCAACCATAATTGCACCGAAAAGACTGCTCAGGCTGTAATCCACAAACAAATTAATATGAAGTTTTTCAAGGATAAACTGGCGGACACCTTCAAAAGTTTTGATAAACATAAAAGTACGGGGATGAATCATCGCAAACTTCCCCTGATCATGAATCAACTCATCACATCTTTTTATAAAACTCGCATACAGATTTGTATGAAAACCATAAGGCTTTTTATAATTCCTCTCAATAAAATGCTTCAACTCCGGCCCAAAATCCGAAGAATCCGTATAAGGCGGATTTGCCACAGCCACATCATATTTTGCATTCAGGATACTGAGAAATGTAATAGCATCCTTTGTCTTAATACCCAGAAAACTTTCCCCTGTCTCCTTTCCATAACCTTCCACAGCCTTATAAAGCTGGGAAATAACACCTGTTTTCCAGATTTCCCATTTCTCTTTCTGCTTCTCAAACCCCGAAGAATTTTTAGCAATTTCCAGAACCTTATCAATCTTGGCAATCTCCGAATCTGCCTTTTCCCCAATTTTTTCCGTCCTGACCAGGGAACCAAACTTATAAGCCTGCCGCAAATCTTCCCAAGATTCCCTTATCAGCTCCTTAGTTTCCTGCTCCACCCATTCCTGCTCAAAAATATCCTTAACCTCTGAATATTCAGGCAGAAAAAAATCAGATGAAATAACATTAAACCGTTCAATATGCACATCCCGTTTTTTCCGCATTGCCTTAATAAACAGTCCAAGCTGTGCAATCTGGACAGCCCTGTCGTCAATATCTATGCCAAAAAGATTATTTTCCAGGATAAGCTTTGGAACATCATCTTCATCAAAATCAGCATCATAATTATCAATCTGATCCATATAAAGATCAAAAAACAAATCAAAAGCATAAAACAAAAAATTACCTGACCCGGCTGCCGGATCAATAATCCTGATTTCATCAATGGATTTTATTTCCCGAACCCTTGTTTCCGGTGCATTTGCAATCTTGTATTTATCTTTAATTTCAGAATCAGGAAACATCTCAAGATAAAGCTTGCCCAAAGAATTATCCACCAGGAATTTTACAACCCAGCGGGGAGTATAAACCTGGGACTGCAAAAAAACCTTGTGATACTCCGTTTTCTGCTTACCTGCCTTATGAGCCGTTTTTTTAGCATTATTATAACTTTCATAAAGCCAGCCGAGAATATCATCACTCTGCCAGATATTAACATCAATATCCGGGTCTTTTTCAACAGCGTTAAAAGCCTCAATAATCTCATTAAGTTCAATAACATAAGGCAGCAGGGCATAATGATAATCCTGATGAAACAGGGGAATTTTTTCCCCAAGCATGTTAAATTCAAATTTTATAAATTCACGGATACCTTCAAGCTCTTCTTTTGCCATATCAGGATTCTGCTCAAGCCATGCCTTGTGCGCAAAAGACCGGTTTCCCTGTTCTGAACGCTTTGTTATCACCTCGGGAAACATCATATGGGATTCCATCACCTTGACAGCAGCAACACGGTTAAACAGGGTAAAGGTATATTCATCCAGGGCTTTTTCATAAGCTGCGGCAAAAGAACCAGTTTCCTTGATATGATTTTCAATAACCTGATCCAGCTTTGCCCTTTTAGGTCTCTGATTTTCGGGGATTTTGTCAATTTCTGCCTGCTTTTTAGCACTAATGCCCAGCCTGGCAAAATAATTGGAAAAGGACTTATGAATCAAATCCCTGATACTATCAACATGGTCAGCAAGTTTCATATGTCAGCGCCTTAAGTACCTGTGCATAAATTTTACTCTATTTTTTATAATACATGATTGCCATTGTAGAGACAAGGCATGCCTTGTCTCTACGTTTGGCAGGGAAATTTTTGATTAGGTACTCATTTATAATGTTCCATTCATAGACCATTGTAACGGCAGCACTGCCTTACACGGCAGCGTGTAAAACCTGCAGGTTCCCTCAATGTCTATGCTGAGAAGCTCAAACAGGCTTTGAGGTGCAAACTTGAATAATTCATAAAATAATTCATCTGTTTTCATTTTTTTAATATAACACTTTACCTTATGGTGTTCAACCTGGAAATATAAAGATAAATAGACAGAGTGCCTCCACATAGGGAGGCGCTACCGTTTTACCGTAAAAACAAAGTAAAATCCGGCATCCTTTATTTACCAGAATAATATTCATATTATATTTTTGATTTATACATTGAAATAAAATATTCTTTTCAGTAATATTAATGTGTTCTGTTGAATTATTTCCAATGGAACGGGGGTAACAATTAATAAACCTTTTCCCCTGAAACAGGAATTTTCTAAATATGAGCAGAAAAGACAACATACTCAATATATTAAAGCAAAATCGGGATAAATTCAGAGCGGTCGGTGTCAAATCTCTGGGGATTTTCGGTTCCACAGCCAGACAGACTGATAATGAGAACAGCGACATAGACATCCTTGTCGAATTTGAAAAGGGCTGCCGGAAGTTTCGCAATTTCAATCTGCTGTGCGATCTGCTGGAACAATATTTCGGAAAAACCTATGATCTTGTTACGGTTGACGGCTTAAGTCCCTACATCGGTAAAAAAATACTCAAGGGGGTGGAGTATGTCGAACTTGCACCTTGATTATCTCCGGCATATCCTGGATGAAACAGTGTTTCTTCTGAAAGAATCCAAAGGAATCTCAGAAGACGAATTTCTGGAAGATGAAAAACTGAAAAGAGCATTTGTAAGAAGTTTTGAAATTATCGGGGAAGCTTCGAAAAATATTCCTGATGATGAAAAGAAGAAATACCGCAGTATTGACTGGAAAGCAATGGCAAGGATGAGAGACCGCCTGATACATCATTATTTCGGGGTAGATTACCATATTGTCTGGGATACTGTTCAGGAAAATATCCCTTCCTTACAAAAGGAAATTGAGAAAATAATAGCTTCAAATGCCTCCGAGTAGGGAGGCACTACCATTCATTGTTTTTATATAACACTTTACTCCCTGGTGTTCAACCTGGAAATATAACCCTGTGCAATGACACTTATAATTTTAAAGCCCTGAAAGGGCAAATTAATAAAGCCCAGCCCAACGGGCTGGGAATGAGAATCACCACAATTAATCAACCCTTTCAGGGTTTCGAGTTTTATGACGGAGTTCAGAACATAATTTCAACGATCTCATTATCATCAAGACCGTTCAAATTCTGCAATTGAGAGTCAAGAACATCACGGTATGCTTTAACAGTCATTTTCTTTGAAATATCCAGGCTTATTTTTCTTGGAGGCTTTGGTTTTACAATATCTGGATCTGTTTTTTCCTTAACAATTGCGGCTTGAATCAAGGCAATCTCAGTTTCTTTTGACGGTATCAAAGCAATACTGCTTTGCATCTCGGAAAGAGACATCTTTGAGTTTTTACACTGGATGCTTTTGCCAAGCTCAAGCTTTTTATTAATCCTCTGCCTGGCATATTTTAAAATATTTTCCGCTTTAACCCTGTTTTCCCTGTTCAATTCCCCAGGATATTTCTCAATCTCGCTGATAAGTGCCAGTGCCTTGTTTTCAAGGATTTCATGAACTTGTGCCATCTCATCATTTTTTGCTTTCATTAAACTGAAATACTCATCTTTGAGTTTTTGCGCAATATTCAGGATATCTTTATATTTATCCACAATGGAATTATTGTAAAATTCATTAAAATCCCTGATCTGTCTTTCCATATCCTTTGAATTTATTGAAGCCTTTTCCTTTTCAATCTCCAGGTCTTCAACAAAACGTTTCAGGTTTCCTGCCTTATCCAGGTTCTTTTTAACAAATTTTTCAATTTTTCTAATATTTTTCCCAGCCTGTTTAAAATCATCAATAAGGTTCAAAAAGGTTTCAGCTCTTTCAATATAATTATTTTCAGTTGTCTTTCCTGAAAACAGGGAAAGACAGTCTTTATAAAGATTAATGGAACTGAAAAGAGAATCAAACCTGTCAACGGATTTTTCCAAAGTATCAATACTTGTTATAAATCTTTCAGCAAGAACCCTTATGGAATCTGTAAGCTGGAAATCATTGGTATTCCAGTCAACAGCTTCGCCTGTTATCTCCTTATAATTCATATCAAGAAGGGCCTGAACCATTATATTCTTCTGGGCTGCATTAAGGGTTCTGGTCAGGGCTTTAAATGATGATTTCTGGAAATTTTTCCCTGTGCTGAAAATTTCTGCTGCTCCCTGATCCCTGTATGAAAAATAATCATTACCCTTAAACCTTATGGTTACCCTGCCTGCCCTGAAAAGGGCTGCCAGGACAGTTGCAACAGTTCCGTATTCATAGCCTGTGGGCGGTTTCAGCAGTTCTGATTCAAGGGTTTTACCGTCAGCAGAATTATAATTTATCAGGGACACAACCTCTTCTGTAACCTTCAGCCCTTCACCCACAAAATTACCATTATCGTCAAAAAAATTAAAATCATCGCCATTATTAAACCTGGACAGCTTTTTATCTGATTTCTCCTTTACAATCTCTATGGCAAGTTTTTCAGAAAGCTGGATGGAAGGTCTTTTTGTATAAACATTTTTAATGACTTTTTTCTGGAGACTGCTCACAGCAGATGAAAAGTTTTTATCATTCAGGATAATTGTATCAAAAAGATAAACTGCATCAGCCCATGTATAGGCTTTTTCAATCAATAATTTCAGTGCTTTTTCCTTTTCATCCCTGATAATGGAAAAATCACGAATAATCTGTTTTATCTGGGCATCAGAATCGCTTCCATATTTTTCCAGCATATATTCAAACTTCTGAACTTCTTCTATAAGATCGTCAATTTTAGAATAATCACTGGTCTGGGGAATTATGGTTATCCTGGTTTTTTCAAACTGGGTATCAAGCTTGACGGTTTCAATAACTTCTTCCCTGTCATTTTTACTGCCGCTTACACTGTAAAGATTGTACAGCCTTATCTGCAGGCTTTTATTAGAAGAAGAAAAAAGCTCATCATCAGAATCTGATAAAACATTAAAATGGTATTGAATGCCGAGGTCTGAAAAAACTGAAATACTTTTCAGGTTTTTCAGCTTTTTCAGATTCCTGATAAGATTACTTTTCTTTATGAACAAGTCCACGGAAAAATCTTTCATCTCATCAAGAAGCTTGGTTTCAAGATCAGAGGTTATTTTATAGGTATTATTTGAAAACAGGAGAATCCTGGATTCGGTCAGGATATTTAAAGCATCATCAACAACCGGCTTTATCGTGTAATAGGTTTCAACATCTTGAATATATGCTTTGGCAATAGATTCAGATGTTGCTGACACCAGGTCTGATTCTGTAAGAAAATGAATGGTTTTGAGAAGCTGCCTGCCGTCTATGGCACTGCCCTGGTTTTTAAGAATCTTTTTTGCAATATCATATTTATTAACCAGGACTGACGGAGGGGCTGTCTGCGCCTGTTCACATATGTAAAAAGCTGGTGCAAATTGAAAAAGCTCCATGTTTTTTAAAGGATTTCTCAATACATCAAATATTGTAATAATCATCCCCCTTGCTGCTGCCTGTGTGGCTGCAAGGGCATTTGAACTGAATAAAAACCTCTGGAGCAGGGTAAACTGGTATTTATGAAAAGGATAATATACAGCGCATTCATCTGCATTCTCAATCTTTGCAGGGAACCTGGATTTAAGATTTACTGCATCTGAAATAATGCCTTCATTAGCTTTATAATAATCTTTAATGGAATTATAAAACTTATCCTTTTTAAGCAGGAGCCTGTTTTTTATAATTATATCCACCTCAGTGGATTCAAGATTAATCTTTGTTTTAAACCTGTCAGTTACCTTGACAAGCTGGCCTTTACTGATATTGCTCTTATTTATAACATCATCAAGCTTTTCCTGGGCAATGGCAATTGTCCAGACCTTTGATCTAATACCGGACATGGCTTCGCTTAAACCTTCGAGGTCCAGGAGATTATATTTTTCCTGGCTTATGGCTTCGCTTGCTTCGTCAAAAATAAAAACAAGGGTTTCATCATTATTTTTCAGGTATCTTTCAAGTTCTTCCTTTAATCGTTCCGCACTGAATTCTTTTATTGTATTATTCAAAAGTGCAAGCATTTCATTGTATTCATCTTCAGAATACCATTTCATGGTCAGGGCTTTTTTAATTGCAGCAGGGGTTTTCATTTTGCTCTTTTTTAAATCCGGCCACTCACTGCCATTGTTCATTTCCTTAACAAGTTCAAGAAAATCATCATACCTGCGGTCAAGGAACATATTATATTCCATATAACCATAAACATTATCAAGATAACCCAGGGATTTTAAAAAATTGCGGAATAATGTAAAAGCAAGCCCGTTTGCCGTATCCTGCTTGGCAATATCCAGCATCACAACCCGGGTATTCATTAATGTCAGCCGCCTGATTTCATTTTCAATAAGTGAGGCATTTTTAAGACCCGTGAGCCTGGCAATAAACCTGTCTGCTGCCGGAGTTCCCATGATTTCCCTGTTTTCAAGAACATAACCAAGCATTTTGCCGAAATAGGATTTCCCGGAACCGTAAAACCCGGAAATCCACACACCGGTTTCCTTGATATTTGATGTGAATCTTGATGCAAAATCTGAGAAATACTTACCAATATTCTCTGTTACAATATATGAGTCAATCTCATTTTTAACCTCAATTTCAGTATGCACATCAAGATCAATGACACTTTTTATATCTTCTTCAAGATCAAGTTTCAGTATTTCATATATTTTTGTCATGCTGGTAATCCTTAATAACTGGTTAAAAACAAAACTGATTTGTCAGGCAACAAGCTTGCACCTGTATTTTGACGCTGGCTTGAAATTTAAAAACAAAAGCCCTTTTTTTTCAATCTTTGCAGGATATAAGAAAACAAGGGGCTGTTTCAGGCTGAGAATCCTGCTGTCATCCATTATATGCTGATTAACAATCCCGGTTCCATGCAGTACCCCGGTTCTTATGACAAAAGACATTTTACCCCTGCTGTCTGCAGTCTGGATTTTTTCAATAATAGATTTAAAAAGACTGGTTTCATCGTCATTTTTAAAGACCTGATCCGGGGTGCTTTCATATGCCCTGTAAAAATCTTCAAAATCATCCCAGCCCAGGCTTTCAATGTAATCAACAAATAACCTGCTGACATCAATAAAACAGGCATCAGGGTATAAATTTCCCGCCATGTTTATATAAAGATTTTCCTCATGGGGAGGATAAACAAAAAGAACTGTATTTCCTCCATTGGCATCACGTTTTAATTGTGTCCTGTAATCAATATGGACAGCTGTATTAAGATCATCAAATTTCTTTTTATATTCTGCCTGAAATGACATTGACAATCTCCCCGCAGTTAAATTTCAAATCAATTTTAATGCCCAAAGCATCTGTCTGGATTTCAAAAAATTCGGAAAATACAGCTTTCTTCATTATATTTACCATGCTTGATTTTTCAGTAAAAAAAAAGTTGAAATACCTGCTTTCCATAATATTGCTGTTTCCAGGCTCTATTGCTTTAATAAGGTAAACAAGAAAAACAAGGCTGATATTATCAAGCTGAATATACCTGAATTCCCTTTTGAGCCTGCCTTTGACAAAATCAATTTTTTTTAAAAATGTAAGATATTTTGATGCAAGAGCGGTTAAGGTCGTATCTGACCATTTTTTTATTACCTCGCTGCTTTCTCTTTCATGGCGTAAATAAGCAGTAATATCATGATTTGCTATTTGAACCCTGCCTGAAAAATAGGCTTTAAAAAAAACATGATTTGTGATCTTTTCAAAAAGCAGGTTGTTAATGCCCATAGACCAGAAAAGCGCATAACGCTTTGTATCTTCAAGATTACGAGCTTTAAATAAGGTGCTTATAAGTATTTCATGATCTTTATTTTTAAACTCCCAGAAAGCAGATTGAATGGCACGCAGAAATCTGGCCCTTGACTGTTCTGTTCTTATGCCAAATTTATTATTTAACACCAGCTTTTCATAAAGCTGCCCTGAATCCGTATCTTTTGCAAGCAGTTGTAAAACATAATAAATCATGTCATACTCAGGAATACTTCCAACTGCATTGATATTTGTATTTATTTTATTCATTTAACAATCTTAATTATATCAATAATTTTTTATCATACAAAAACCGGTAATATTAAATGATTTATGTATGAAGGCACTATTTGTGTCAAGATGAAAATTTCCATTAACATCTGAAAATATAATGGCAGAAAACCCATTCATTTGATATGGGAATTAGAGCCTGTTATCAGGGGGCTTGGGTGGAAGTAAAGAAGGAGGTTGATTGTGAGTGGTGATAACAGGATTCAAACACTGTAAATCGGATAGTTTAATCTAATGAAATGATGGAGGAATAAAATGATTCGAATGCAAATAATATCTGACAGAAGTAATGCAATTCCGATCATTCAGAATGCCATAGAAGCGAAAATGAAACGGACAGAAATAGGTTTTCGAAAAACGGAACAGGAGATAAGAAGATTTGAAAAAAAGTATAATATGCTGTCAGATAAATTTCTTAACTCATGTACAGCAGACGACTTAACCGGAGGGGATGAAGATTATATTAGCTGGATTGGGGAACTTAAATTACGTGAGGCACTTCTTGAGGAGTTGAAAACATTACATGAAATCGAATATATCCCTCAAAGACTATCTTACTGAACTTACATTGATTGTTAATGACTTTTCTCAAACAGGAGAAATTATATCTTCCGAAGTTATGACTGATTTTAGAAGTGAAAAAATTGGTTTTATCAGGGGAAAGATTACTTTTTCTAATGAATCAGTTCTTTTTTTCAAAGAATACCTGGATTTACGTTACTTTATTGATAAAAAAAGTTATTCATTTCATTATCAGGATAAAAATGCAGAATTAATGTTTCGTTACGACAATGCTTTGCACAAACCTGCTCTCGAATTTAATGAACATAAACATATCGGCAACAAGATCATTTATGCGGATATTCCAAACATTGCGGATATTTTAGAAGAAATAGTAAGCAATTATCTGAGTCAATCTTTGTGAAATCTATCATTTTTACCCAGCAGGTGAACGGTTTCATACTCCAAGTGGGAAAATAAATGGATATGCCTGGAGAGTTCATCTTCTCATAGGCGAAAACGACGTAAAGACAACAGTAGAGACAAGGCATGCCTTGTCTCTACAATGGCAATCGTGTATATTATTAAAAATAGAGTTCGGCCCCCATGTAAGGGGGCGATACCGTCGCAGGGGCAGCCACAAGGGACTGCCAGATTAACAATTCAATTAATCACTTTGAGGTGAAAGTATGGGATACAGCGAATTTACACTTAAACAAGTGAAAAAAGATTTCAATTTAACAATAATTGAAAATAAAGATATAACTTCGGATATAAAGGAAATTGAGATAAGTGAGAATCTGTCGGCCACTCTGAATGAAAATGTTCCTTTGGCATTAGCTATAAATACAGAAAAAGCCCGATCAGAACTGATAATAATAAATGTCTTATTAGAATTGAAAAAAATATTTAAAAATGAACTCAGCCTTTTTTCAGGAACAGAGTTCAACGTGGATAAGCAAAAAAATCTTAATGGATTCTGTGATTATATCATCAGCAACTCACCTGAACAGCTTTTTCTTAATTCTCCAATAATAACAATTGTTGAGGCAAAAAATGAAAATATCATAAGCGGCTACGGACAATGCATTGCTGAAATGATCGCTTCAAAAATTTTCAATGAACAGGAAGGAGAAAGTACGTCTGTCATTTACGGTGTAGTCACAACAGGAAGTATATGGAAATTTCTAAAACTGGAAAACAATATTGTTCATATAGATTTAAAAGAATATCATATCAATAATGCAGTAAAAATAATGGGTATTCTATCAGCAATGGTAAAAAAGAATGTCTAAATGATAAAATTTATACGGCTATAACCAGGTACTGAATTGGAATTTAAGAAGTGCAGGAAAAATCCCGGCCATAATTAATAATGTCCGGGATTCAAGAAACGGGTGAATTTTCCATATTATGGAATTTTTACTTTGCCTTAACAGGTTTACCCACTGGGCAGGCTGATTCACATCTGCGGCAGTATTTAATAATTTTTACAGGGGAGTCAAAACCCTCTGCTTCTTCCTCCTGTGCAGTGTTAATATCCAGTTCCATTTGACCATTGCATACAGGCCGGCTGAAACTGCCGTCACGCCCTGGAAGAATCTGCTGTCCATAATCTTCCTTACTGTACAGCACATGGTCAAATGCTTTTTGAGGACAGGCTTTCCGGCAGAATTCTTCGCAGTCAGCACAGGGGTTGAACTGGCGGGGGCCTGTGGAGGGGAGGTCTGCATCCAGGGCAATTGCACGGAGGCGCACCCTGGGGCCGTATTCCGGCGTAACCAGGATATTATTTTTTCCAATACACCCCAGCCCTGCCATTACAGCAGAATCTTTAAGATAGGTGCCGCCTTTTTCCACATGATAAGGCAGATGAACTGTTTTGATGCTGAAATTATCTTCAATCCATGAACATAATTCCCTGCATATCTTTGCCAGCACACGATTGCCTGGAGGGTCCACACGGCCAAACCACCAGTCCATTTCCGGCTTGTCTTCAGGATGGAACACAGCTATTACAAATATGGATTTTGCATTTTCAGGCCACAGCACCTCACCGGGTTTAAGCCCTAAATCATTTTCCCTGGTTCCAACACCTTTTCCTGCATTTGGCATCTGAGGTGCAAAGGTAA from the Desulfonema limicola genome contains:
- the pglX gene encoding BREX-1 system adenine-specific DNA-methyltransferase PglX, whose protein sequence is MKLADHVDSIRDLIHKSFSNYFARLGISAKKQAEIDKIPENQRPKRAKLDQVIENHIKETGSFAAAYEKALDEYTFTLFNRVAAVKVMESHMMFPEVITKRSEQGNRSFAHKAWLEQNPDMAKEELEGIREFIKFEFNMLGEKIPLFHQDYHYALLPYVIELNEIIEAFNAVEKDPDIDVNIWQSDDILGWLYESYNNAKKTAHKAGKQKTEYHKVFLQSQVYTPRWVVKFLVDNSLGKLYLEMFPDSEIKDKYKIANAPETRVREIKSIDEIRIIDPAAGSGNFLFYAFDLFFDLYMDQIDNYDADFDEDDVPKLILENNLFGIDIDDRAVQIAQLGLFIKAMRKKRDVHIERFNVISSDFFLPEYSEVKDIFEQEWVEQETKELIRESWEDLRQAYKFGSLVRTEKIGEKADSEIAKIDKVLEIAKNSSGFEKQKEKWEIWKTGVISQLYKAVEGYGKETGESFLGIKTKDAITFLSILNAKYDVAVANPPYTDSSDFGPELKHFIERNYKKPYGFHTNLYASFIKRCDELIHDQGKFAMIHPRTFMFIKTFEGVRQFILEKLHINLFVDYSLSSLFGAIMVDPAFYVLEKGITTSEKSWFVSLDQYTRTPQEKFKKDYTLTALDNYIADIEDKNNYTLPQSKMKIIKSWPFIYWISDGFREKFEEKAISEVYIICNGISSGGNNEQFFRFWWEINQIDISKNYFVDCKKWVFINKGGDFNKWYGNLWLVFEWAENGKSLKKLKEKIPSIRYSFEEFYFKDGLCFSGASSKGLSTRYQPQNCLFERAGKSIFSKSDNKNYYYLLGLLNSKLSSYTIDCLNPTVNIQSSDIGRIPFINPDSSLKNEIDSYTALNILIKKKIDSFSIKQYDYLISPIYLNQKYISLKQLNTF
- a CDS encoding toxin-antitoxin system TumE family protein — encoded protein: MKSNISLKDYLTELTLIVNDFSQTGEIISSEVMTDFRSEKIGFIRGKITFSNESVLFFKEYLDLRYFIDKKSYSFHYQDKNAELMFRYDNALHKPALEFNEHKHIGNKIIYADIPNIADILEEIVSNYLSQSL
- a CDS encoding DUF86 domain-containing protein, whose product is MSNLHLDYLRHILDETVFLLKESKGISEDEFLEDEKLKRAFVRSFEIIGEASKNIPDDEKKKYRSIDWKAMARMRDRLIHHYFGVDYHIVWDTVQENIPSLQKEIEKIIASNASE
- the brxC gene encoding BREX system P-loop protein BrxC; this translates as MTKIYEILKLDLEEDIKSVIDLDVHTEIEVKNEIDSYIVTENIGKYFSDFASRFTSNIKETGVWISGFYGSGKSYFGKMLGYVLENREIMGTPAADRFIARLTGLKNASLIENEIRRLTLMNTRVVMLDIAKQDTANGLAFTLFRNFLKSLGYLDNVYGYMEYNMFLDRRYDDFLELVKEMNNGSEWPDLKKSKMKTPAAIKKALTMKWYSEDEYNEMLALLNNTIKEFSAERLKEELERYLKNNDETLVFIFDEASEAISQEKYNLLDLEGLSEAMSGIRSKVWTIAIAQEKLDDVINKSNISKGQLVKVTDRFKTKINLESTEVDIIIKNRLLLKKDKFYNSIKDYYKANEGIISDAVNLKSRFPAKIENADECAVYYPFHKYQFTLLQRFLFSSNALAATQAAARGMIITIFDVLRNPLKNMELFQFAPAFYICEQAQTAPPSVLVNKYDIAKKILKNQGSAIDGRQLLKTIHFLTESDLVSATSESIAKAYIQDVETYYTIKPVVDDALNILTESRILLFSNNTYKITSDLETKLLDEMKDFSVDLFIKKSNLIRNLKKLKNLKSISVFSDLGIQYHFNVLSDSDDELFSSSNKSLQIRLYNLYSVSGSKNDREEVIETVKLDTQFEKTRITIIPQTSDYSKIDDLIEEVQKFEYMLEKYGSDSDAQIKQIIRDFSIIRDEKEKALKLLIEKAYTWADAVYLFDTIILNDKNFSSAVSSLQKKVIKNVYTKRPSIQLSEKLAIEIVKEKSDKKLSRFNNGDDFNFFDDNGNFVGEGLKVTEEVVSLINYNSADGKTLESELLKPPTGYEYGTVATVLAALFRAGRVTIRFKGNDYFSYRDQGAAEIFSTGKNFQKSSFKALTRTLNAAQKNIMVQALLDMNYKEITGEAVDWNTNDFQLTDSIRVLAERFITSIDTLEKSVDRFDSLFSSINLYKDCLSLFSGKTTENNYIERAETFLNLIDDFKQAGKNIRKIEKFVKKNLDKAGNLKRFVEDLEIEKEKASINSKDMERQIRDFNEFYNNSIVDKYKDILNIAQKLKDEYFSLMKAKNDEMAQVHEILENKALALISEIEKYPGELNRENRVKAENILKYARQRINKKLELGKSIQCKNSKMSLSEMQSSIALIPSKETEIALIQAAIVKEKTDPDIVKPKPPRKISLDISKKMTVKAYRDVLDSQLQNLNGLDDNEIVEIMF
- a CDS encoding nucleotidyltransferase family protein, giving the protein MSRKDNILNILKQNRDKFRAVGVKSLGIFGSTARQTDNENSDIDILVEFEKGCRKFRNFNLLCDLLEQYFGKTYDLVTVDGLSPYIGKKILKGVEYVELAP
- a CDS encoding epoxyqueuosine reductase, translated to MIFKNLKASSAILNKAKELGASLAGIAAVKDLKSAPSFTFAPQMPNAGKGVGTRENDLGLKPGEVLWPENAKSIFVIAVFHPEDKPEMDWWFGRVDPPGNRVLAKICRELCSWIEDNFSIKTVHLPYHVEKGGTYLKDSAVMAGLGCIGKNNILVTPEYGPRVRLRAIALDADLPSTGPRQFNPCADCEEFCRKACPQKAFDHVLYSKEDYGQQILPGRDGSFSRPVCNGQMELDINTAQEEEAEGFDSPVKIIKYCRRCESACPVGKPVKAK
- a CDS encoding BrxA family protein, translating into MNKINTNINAVGSIPEYDMIYYVLQLLAKDTDSGQLYEKLVLNNKFGIRTEQSRARFLRAIQSAFWEFKNKDHEILISTLFKARNLEDTKRYALFWSMGINNLLFEKITNHVFFKAYFSGRVQIANHDITAYLRHERESSEVIKKWSDTTLTALASKYLTFLKKIDFVKGRLKREFRYIQLDNISLVFLVYLIKAIEPGNSNIMESRYFNFFFTEKSSMVNIMKKAVFSEFFEIQTDALGIKIDLKFNCGEIVNVISGRI